The Nitrospirota bacterium region ACAGACCCTTAAGAATCTCTGGAAATCCGGGATACTATTTTTTCCATACTTCTAAATCTTCAAAAGAAGCACCCACAATTTCCTCTTACTTTTATATTTTTCTTAACTGTTAACTGTAAACTGTCAACTGTGAACGGTTACGAAAATCTTTCATTACCTATGGTTGATGTTGAGGCCCTTGCGATTCAGAAGGCAAAGAACTTCCTATTACATGTCGTAACAGACCATTAGATTGGAAATTGTTTGCAATAATTTCCGTTACGAGTTTCTCTGTACAGGCTAACGAGTCCTTCGGCGACAACGCTTGCCGGATAGGCCCGTTAGCCTGTATATCCTCAACCACCGTGCGGATAATAAACTTCTTAATCCATCTCTTTATCATGTTCATGTTCCTGTTCCTCCTCCGGCAGCCGCAATAGCTCCGGATATGCCTTTGCGTAGCCCTCCCGTATACGAGGGCTTATGTGCTCAATCGGGAGTTTCCCGCTGAGCTTGGACACCTCAAGGGCAAGGTTGTGGTCTGTGGTGTATCGTTTGCTACGGGTAACTAAAGACTTAAACATTGTAGTTTTCATATCAAGCATATATACAAACATTTGTTTGTGTTGTCAAGCATTATTTTAGTTACAATAGTTTATTTAAAATATATAAACATGAGTTTATAAATAACTATGCTTGGTGAAAAAATTAGAAAAGCCAGAGAATATAAGGAAATTACGCAAGAAGAGTTGGCTGAAAAATGCGGAGTTTCGAGCGTCTATATAAATTATTTAGAAAACAATAAGAGACGTGCATCCTACAAGTTATTGATGAAAATAGCTGATGTTCTTGAAATACCCATATCTGAACTTTCAAAAGACTTATCCCTCAAGACCGATTCAGAACAGCGACTACTGGAGGTGCTTCGTGATCATGATATTACCAAGCCTGAAGAGCTTGAGTTTGTATTGAAGGATTTAAGGAGGCTGAAGGATACAGAGGGTGAATCTTTTCTTGCTGCTGTTAAACTACTTGCAGCGGAAATAGGGAAGAAAAAAGGAGAAAGAAAGCCATAATAAGCTAAGCGGACATGGATAGTGCGTGTCTATGAGAATATCTATGTAATAGATTCTGACTGGTGAGGGTGATAGGGGGGGGGTGAGGGAAGTGACATCTATTACTGGTATAAACAACTCAGTGTATCCTATATTTAGCAGTTGATTTAGTGAGGATATTTGACGATAATAGCACTATGGAAACATCAAAAGGGAGAAGTGCTTTAAAGGTGGTTATTTTACATGCCATCAAACATGTTTTGGATGGTGCAGGTCAGGTGATGGTTATCTGTCCAAATAGGGAATATGTTCGTCCATCAAGAAGGGATATCAGTAAAGATAATCTGTCACTAAAGAAAGATTCAGGGCGAGTCGCCCGTGACCTTCTCACTACTATCTCACGATATGGCAAATAAATCCACTGCCGCAAAAGTGCGTCACAAAGATGGTGATGAACTTACCCTTGAGCAACATGAAACAGATAGCCCCATCATTCCGGTTGCCCATCTTGAACGTTTGCACAATTTCAGGCCTGATGCTGTTGATTGGGTACTTAAGCAAACAGAGGATGAGGCACAATACCGCAGATCTCAAAGCAATCGTGTCAATATATTTATTTTCATACAAAACCTTCTCGGCCAGATTTTTGCGGCAGGGATTGGTATCCTTGCAATAGTCGCTGGTTCATATGTTGCAATGAATGGTCAGCCATGGGCTGGGGCAACGATTGCTACTGCCGGCCTTACTGGACTTGCCGCAGTATTCCTCATTGGCAGGACGAAGAAGTAGGGTTCATGTATTTCTGTATGTATTTTATTAATTTTCATTATATCTGTACCACTCATTCAGAAAGGATGGAAGAATCTAAAGCCTTCTATCAAAGCTAACTTCCCGGGTATTAATCAAATAGATAATGAAGCTGCCCAACTCGGCTGATTCAATCAAGAACAAGGATAAAGGACTTATTTACATTTTGCTAATAGCTTAAAATATTTCTCTCTGTTCATGTTTGCTGTCCGCATATTGGATTTAATTATATCAAGGCCAACTTCATCATACTTTGGGATGATTACAGGACGTTTCACACCTACTTTTTCAAGTGCAATATGATCCCCTTCTGTCCTGCTATAAACAAATCCTGCCTGCTCAAATATACATTTCAGGACTTTCCAGTGAATAGGTGTTAAACGTGGCAATGACTTTGGCTACCTCGTAGATTAAAAGGAAGGGGCACATGAATGCTTTCATATTTCTTTGGGAATGGTTTTTCTTTTATAGGTCCCTTTGTGGAGAGAGGTTTAAAACCGCAATCCTGTAAAACTTCCCCCAGTGTCCCACGTTCAAAACAAGAAACTAAAAAAAGCCTGGTAGCCTCAATAAGATTATCTAATGCCTTTACTTTTGTTTCGCCCTGTGAATATACATCCAGAATAGTGCATGATGATATGTACCACTTTCCTTCTTTCTTAACCTGTGCAGGCAATTGTATATTAAAAACAACTTGCATTAAATATCCCTTCTGTTTAAGTTTACTAAATTAAGCAAAATCTATACCATCCATATAATTGTAAGGGTTTGTCTCACGGGATAGATGCTTTCATTATCGTCAATCTCTGCATCAGAATCAAGCCACTAAATACAGGATATGCCAGTGCAGATATGCAATTAGTGGGGTATGGGGGAGGGTTAGTCAACCATCATCGCTTTAATTTCTCTGCGTCTTAAAGGTACACGCACTTTACTTGGCGAAAGGGAAGGGTTTTGTAGATGCATGTATGGTGCCATAACATAACATTCTTTCCTCTGCCGGTATGAGTGGGCAATCGAGAACGTGGTCAAGCTGATATTTGAGGAGTGTTGACATTAACTTTTATAAACTGGTAATGTTATGCCAATGGGTACAACACAAATTTATGTAGCTTATGATGGAGAATCACTCCAATCCGGTTTGATGGATGTGCGGGACCTGGCCCCTGCCTTTATAGCCATTGGGGACCTTTGCCAAGAGACTAACCGTGTTTTAAATGGTGATAAGGCTCACCTATCCGTGAAGGTTAGATCAGGATTCCAGAGAGGTTCTTTTGAAATCTCTCTGGAAATTATGCAATCTATTATACACCATGCTAAGTCGCTCTTGCTTGGTGATGACATAATTGCTGTTAAGACATTAACCGAGTTATTGGGTTTTGCCGGCGGCGGATATGTTTCATTGATTACATTTCTTAAATGGCTCAAGAATCGTAAGGTAATAGGGATAGCCAACCAAGAGAACGGAGATTATCGTATCGAGATAGAAGGTGATCACATTGATGTTTCCCCAAACATCTTGAAATTATCTGAAAATATTAAGGTAAGGGAAGCATTGGAGGGTATAATTAAACCACTTATCCAAGATGGAATTGACCGGTTTGAAGTGCGTCAGGGGAATGAGATTATTGAATCTATTGGTAAGGGAGATATACCTTCCTTCTCTCAGCCTGAATTTACTGAAGGAGTTACGGTTGACAACGAACAGGCTGCTTTATTGGAAATTGTCAGGCTATCCTTTGAAGAAAAATACAAATGGACGTTTACAAATGGTAACATGATATTTAACGCTGATATTGAAGATGTGGAATTCCTTAATAAACTTAATAGACGTGAAATCCTTTTTGCAAAAGGGGATATATTAAAGGTCAGCCTCTATACAAAAAGCTGGCAGACTGAAAAGGGACTTAAGACGGAATATAAAGTGTTAAGGGTAATAGAGATAATCCCCTCACCGCGTCAATTACAGATGTTTAGCCCTCAGCAGGAGGATAAGTGATGTGAATAGTCCTAACTTTCATCCCAACCCTCCCCTCTTAATTTCTCTGTGTCTTAAAGGTTTTTAAATCATAAGGCTCAAACACTATATTCTTTCCAATCCGTTTATGTTTAAGAACACCATTCTTTACCCATCTCCTGATAGTAATTTCCGCAATTCCAAGGTATTCAGCAGCTTCCTTAATAGTGAAAGGGGAGCTATTTATATCACCAAACACCTCTTCATGGGTATAATATTCTTTCTCAAACCCATAACGTGCAATAATAGAAAAAAGTCGTTCCCTTTCCCCTATTGGCATATTAATAATATCTCTGTAAACCTTCTCTGCATTTATCATGTTATTTTACCCCTTTCTATATTGTTTTAGGTCTCTATAAAAATTCTCATGTGTTCCTATCAGATAAAATACTATATCATTCTCCTCTATCCTGTAAGCTATCAAATATTCCTGGCTGTTAGATTTAAACTTGTGCACCCTGAAGCCCGACAGGTCACCGCTTTTCGCTTCACCTATAACCGGATCATCAGCAATCTGCTCTATCTCATCTTCAATAAGTAATTGAAAACCTCTTGTTTGCTTCTTAACAAACTTTTTAAAAGGCAGCTTATATAATCTATCCATGATTAATAAAATGATAAAATATATTATCACCAATGTCAACCCCAAAAAAAGTTCTTGACAAACCTTAAACACTTGTTTATATTTCTTCGTGTATTGCATAATCTAATGTTTAACACAGACCCGCAAAGTCGGGGAGAGGAGGCGGTGAATGGTAGAGGAGGAAGAAAAAAAGGAGAGGGAGGGAACTTCTCCCTCATCAAAATGATTATGCTTGTGAGGCATTGTGGGCAGGGACTTAAAACAGAGGGATGCAGTTTCCCGCACTTAGGCGGGCAGGCTTGGCTATCCTGAGAAAGCGGCCAAAGTTTGTATTGAGGACACCGGCAGGGACTTCAAGCTCTGCCGGTAAAGGAAAGGGAGGTGAAGCAATGTTTGAGATAGGGAAGGCATATTTTTTTAGAACGGTGACTTATCACCTTGTAGGAGAGGTGGTAAGACAAGAGGGAAACTTTATAGAGCTTAAGGATGCTTCTTGGGTTGCAGATTCAGGAAGATTCTCGGATGCAATTAAGAAAGGAACTTTGGATGAGGTTGAGCCAGTAGGTACAGCGTATATAAACATGGACAGCGTGACAGACGCTTTCCCGTGGGAACATCCACTCCCGAAGGAACCACAATGAAAATATCTCTGAGGTCAGGGTCAAGGGCAAGGGCAGGGGCATGGTCAAGGTCAAGGGCAGGGTCATGGTCATGGTCAAGGTCATGGTCATGGGCAGTGGCATGGGCATGGGCATGGGCATGGTTAATAAAGGAAAGGGGCATAGCGTGAGAGGGGCAATTGCTAAAAGGCTGAGGAGGCAGGCTTATGGTGATATGTCGTTGAAAGAAGAAAGAACATACAAATTTCTTCATAAACCGGTTTATCCCAGAGATTTCCAACAGCCGTGGGGCACCATAATCAACGTGGGAAAAAGACGGGACTATCTCAATCTGAAAAAGGAATATAAGAAAGGAGGTGATGAAAATCGAAAATAAATCGAATATTGTTGCTTTGCCTGTTTGTGACTGTTGCCAGAAGATATCCCTTGTGACATTGACTAACGAAAACGTCAATGACAAGGATGCCTATTGTGAAGAGTGCTTCCATACATTTGGAAGCCTCAAACAGAACCATGAAGGCGTCTGTCCGGTATGCCGTCTTGTCAAACCATACCATGAGGAGAGATGTCTACTGCTTGTGCTGTCGAACTACTACAGCCGCCATCATGAAGTCATAGTACATGAAGACCTCTGGATTGAGGCAGGCAGGCTCAGACTGGCCACAGTAAGCGAGGGGAAGGTTTCACGAGGCCTGTTCCCTGA contains the following coding sequences:
- a CDS encoding type II toxin-antitoxin system HicB family antitoxin gives rise to the protein MQVVFNIQLPAQVKKEGKWYISSCTILDVYSQGETKVKALDNLIEATRLFLVSCFERGTLGEVLQDCGFKPLSTKGPIKEKPFPKKYESIHVPLPFNLRGSQSHCHV
- a CDS encoding helix-turn-helix domain-containing protein gives rise to the protein MINAEKVYRDIINMPIGERERLFSIIARYGFEKEYYTHEEVFGDINSSPFTIKEAAEYLGIAEITIRRWVKNGVLKHKRIGKNIVFEPYDLKTFKTQRN
- a CDS encoding type II toxin-antitoxin system HicA family toxin; its protein translation is MPRLTPIHWKVLKCIFEQAGFVYSRTEGDHIALEKVGVKRPVIIPKYDEVGLDIIKSNMRTANMNREKYFKLLAKCK
- a CDS encoding type II toxin-antitoxin system RelE/ParE family toxin translates to MDRLYKLPFKKFVKKQTRGFQLLIEDEIEQIADDPVIGEAKSGDLSGFRVHKFKSNSQEYLIAYRIEENDIVFYLIGTHENFYRDLKQYRKG
- a CDS encoding helix-turn-helix transcriptional regulator, yielding MLGEKIRKAREYKEITQEELAEKCGVSSVYINYLENNKRRASYKLLMKIADVLEIPISELSKDLSLKTDSEQRLLEVLRDHDITKPEELEFVLKDLRRLKDTEGESFLAAVKLLAAEIGKKKGERKP